CGCTGTTGGAGTATTTACTAACCGTAAAGCAGCGGAGCAATCAGTTAATGAATTGAAAGCCTCAAGCTTTCCAATGGAAAAAGTTGCGATTTTTGCAAAATTTGCAGATCGCATAAATCCTATTGGCGAAGTATCAGTCAGTTCGCGTATCAACAATCAAAGTGTAGATACAACTGGAGCAGTTGGTGACGCTTTAACTACAAGTTTTTGGGGAAGCGTATTAGTTGGTCTTAGCAGTTTGGTACTTCCTGGCGGTATTGGAGTAATAATTGCAGTCGGTTCGGTTGGAACAGCATTCATTATCAGTGTAGCGGGTGTTGCAGTTAGTACTATAGCTACAAATCATTTAGTAAAGGTGCTAGCTAGTTTAGGTATTCCTGAAGACCGAGCTAGACGTTATTGCGATCGCATCCAGTGCTGTGAATATTTACTAGTACTAAAAGGCAAAGATGAGGAGATTCAAAATGCTGAAGTCATTTTGAAGAAGCATGATATTAACTATTGGGGTATCTATGAGCTACCACAGGTTTAAATAAGCCTTCTTGGGTGGCCGCCGAGATACGGATACCGTTGGCGAAATATTGCTTAACAAAAAAACGGTGGATTTACCGTGTATTACTTGGAGAAGATAGATATTCCTTTCCGTGTGTTACACGGGAGAAAAAAATTAAGTTAGCTGCCTCAGTAATCAATAAATTAGAAGGAATACCTGTGGAGGCAGTATATGTGCTTACATCCCGAAGAAATTCCTCCTATTCCTGATGAAACGGTACGTGTAGCCAAAGCCGCATTCCCCAAAGGTAATTTATATATGCGACTGCGTGATGAACTTGGAGTCTTTTATAAGGATGAAGATTTCGCATCACTGTATCCACAACGGGGTCAGCCAGCGCAAGCACCTTGGCGGTTGGCGATGATACTGGTGATGCAATATCTAGAGAATTTATCTGATAGACAAGCAACTCTTGCAGTGCAAGGGCGGATTGAGCGAAGGTGCTTCTGCGCCTTCGGTGGGTGCAGACCGTGAGAAGAGTCGGCGCGAAAAACAAACACTTGTCCAGGGCTTGTTCGAGAATGTTGCAAGGAGAATCATGGACGACAATCAAGAACGACAAGACTTCGATCTAACCGAAAGCGATGAGCAACTCACCGTGGACGAAAAAACACTACTTGACGAACTCAGTATTGTCGGTGCTGCTCGCCGAAAATTCTTGGGGCAAAACATGGCTGCGGCACTCGGCACCTTCGCCTTCCACTTGCTGGCTAAAGAGGAGGTCTTTGCCACGCTCGCCGCTTCGCCCGACGCAGTGTTCGCTTCGACCGCTGGGGTGGAAAACGCCGTTAAGATCCTGTTGAAAATCAACGGCTCTACTCAACGCCTGGAAGTGGATTCGCGCACGGTGCTGCTCGATGCTCTACGCGAAAGACTTGGATTGACCGGCACCAAAAAAGGGTGCGATCAAGGACAGTGCGGTGCTTGTACAGTGATCGTTGACGGACGCCGCGTGCTTTCGTGTCTGACACTTGCCGCGAGCTGCGAGGGAAAAGAGGTGACGACCATCGAAGGGCTGGCTGACGGCGACAATCTTCATCCGATGCAGGCGGCGTTCATCAAACACGACGGCTTCCAGTGCGGCTACTGCACGCCGGGGCAGATATGTTCGGCAGTGGCGCTTTTGCAGTAAGCCAAAAACGGCGACGCGAGTCACGTCACTAACAATTTGCGGATGAGTCCCCAGAATTTAGAAATCTCTGATGAAGAAATCAGAGAACGCATGAGCGGCAACATTTGCCGTTGCGGCGCTTATCCGGGAATCGTTGCGGCAATCAAAGAAGTTCATGCCGGACGCGAAACAGCCCAAGCCTGGCATTTTGCAAGCGATGAAGAAATTGCCATTGCATTCAATGAGGGCAAAGCCGATGAAATCGCTTAAATATTCTAGCGCAACCGACGCGGCAAACGCCATTCGCACTGTTTCCGCTAATGAAACGGCACAGTTTCTCGCAGGCGGGACAAATTTGATTGATTTGATGAAAGAATATGTCGAGCGCCCCAGCGAACTTGTTGACATCTCACGTTTGAATCTAGCGCAAATTAGCTCGACCTCGAACGGAATTTTTATCGGCGCGCTAGCCAAAAATACTGATACGGCTAACCATGCGCTCGTCCGGCAAAATTACCCGCTTTCAAGAAACCGTATTTGCTTCGGGCTGAGGAACAAGCTCAAAACCTAAAGCTAGAGCCTTTTTTTGGAGGCTATTGATAACCCGTTCTTGGTAACGTTGCTCATAATAATCCATGCCAATATCTTGATAGTTATCTCCAGATGTCCAAAGTCGATAGAAAATTCGTGCCAGCTTATGAGCAGTAGCAGTGATATCTTTGGGCGTACCAAGGCGAGAACGTAAGCGACGATAAAAAGCACGACTCGGCAGAATTGCTCTTGCCAGCTGTTTGTGCCGCCATCCGGAAAGCATTGGCAGCAGAGTTAACCACCAAGCGAGTTTGAGAACTTTTCACTTTACCCCCAGTGATGCGATTGCAAGGGCAAAGACCAAGCCAGGAAGTAAAGTTTTTAACAGTTGGGAATCGGGTAGGATCTAAACCAAGCTCAGAAATAAGGGTTTGTACGGTAAGGATACCAAGACCATCAATGGCAGTAAAATCCACGCCACTAATTCGGTAAAGATGGGTACGTAAATCAAAAGCGGGTTCATTGCCTTGAGGTTTATTGCGGGGGTGCTTTGGTTGCGGAAGCGGAGATTCATCGAGATTAACTTTGTCACTAAATTGAGCCAAGCACTCCTGTATTTGGCGATCGCAAGCGGCTATCTGAGCTTGATAGACATCATAAAGTTGTAGTTCCTGTTGAAGTACAAAAATATGCTCATTGCGATAATCACCATTTAAAGCAGCAGCAATTTCTGTTTCAGAGCGTTTAGTACGGTGATGTCTTTTCGCTGCCAAAATTTGTGGGTCTGTTTCTCCAGCAACAATTGCTCGAATAATTGCCATCCCAGTAGTACCAGTGATATCGCTAACCACCTTATGCAGTTGCACGTTCATCTGGGTTAAAGCTTTTTGCATCCGTTGAATATGAACACAAGCACTTTTGATAAGACTATCCCGGTGGCGGATATAACTCAATACGGTTCAGTTAAGCCTAAAAGTTGTGTAAATTAAGGATTGTAATCAAGACTAGAAAGAAACTGTAGTGGATCTCAAAGACTTCTCGCTGGTGTCTCCAATTATACTTAGCAGTGATTTGCTAAAAGCGATAGAGACAGCCATACCTGCAACTGCTATTGAGCAAGCGATAAGCCTACGGCAGGCTTCGCTTACCGCTACCAGTAAGGCCAATGAAGAAAGAAATCGTTCTTTGCCAGCACATTTGGTAGTTGGACTGGTGATAGCAATGAGCTTGTGGTCGAGAGATTCGATGCGAGATGTACTCAAAAACTTAGTTGATGGTCTTTCTGTGGCATGGATAAAAGTTGGGAAATATTGGCGAGTACCCTGTAAATCAGCAATTACTCAAGCTCGGCAACCCTAGCTGTCTAATTGGTATGTAAAGCAGGTAAGCTGAAAAAGAATCTACCAGCAGCAAAAGAAGCGTGATAGTAAAGAAGCCACGTCATCACCCACAACGAAGTTTTCCTGATGCCCAACGTATAATTGTGGAATGTGAGTTAAATAAATGTATCCATTGTGACAATAATTTAGTTAACCGCAGAGCCTGGCACATGCGTAAAACCGTTCAAACCATGAGTTTAGCAGTGTTTGTAGCAGGTAAAAGCAAAGAATGTAAGAATCGGCTCCGTACGCACTTTACCCCTCTTCTGTCACTTTCCGAGTATTCTTAATAAAAGGATTAAAAGAAAAAACTCTGGAAGGTAAGCAGGGCAATGGATGTAGAATTACAGATCCTAAAACATTTGGCAAGAGATGCCCACCCAACAGTTGCAATCGTAGATGGATATTGTGCAGAGTATAAAGACTTATTCAAAGAAGTAAGAAATTATGAGTGTTTCAAATATT
The Nostoc punctiforme PCC 73102 genome window above contains:
- a CDS encoding general stress protein gives rise to the protein MITTDNKHAVGVFTNRKAAEQSVNELKASSFPMEKVAIFAKFADRINPIGEVSVSSRINNQSVDTTGAVGDALTTSFWGSVLVGLSSLVLPGGIGVIIAVGSVGTAFIISVAGVAVSTIATNHLVKVLASLGIPEDRARRYCDRIQCCEYLLVLKGKDEEIQNAEVILKKHDINYWGIYELPQV
- a CDS encoding FAD binding domain-containing protein encodes the protein MKSLKYSSATDAANAIRTVSANETAQFLAGGTNLIDLMKEYVERPSELVDISRLNLAQISSTSNGIFIGALAKNTDTANHALVRQNYPLSRNRICFGLRNKLKT
- a CDS encoding transposase is translated as MQKALTQMNVQLHKVVSDITGTTGMAIIRAIVAGETDPQILAAKRHHRTKRSETEIAAALNGDYRNEHIFVLQQELQLYDVYQAQIAACDRQIQECLAQFSDKVNLDESPLPQPKHPRNKPQGNEPAFDLRTHLYRISGVDFTAIDGLGILTVQTLISELGLDPTRFPTVKNFTSWLGLCPCNRITGGKVKSSQTRLVVNSAANAFRMAAQTAGKSNSAESCFLSSLTFSPWYAQRYHCYCS